The DNA window AGTGGCCCTGGAAGGCGACGGTGATGGTTGCGGTGGGGCCGTTTCGGTGCTTGGCGACGATCAGGTCGGCTTCGCCCGCTCGGGGTGACTCCTTTTCGTAGGCGTCCTCGCGGTGCAGCAGGATGACCATGTCGGCGTCCTGCTCGATGGAGTTGTGCAGCACCACGCCGTTGGCGATGAAGTTGTGGGTGCCCAGCACGGTGGCGTCGTAGACGGGCTGCTCGCCGATGCTCTCGATCGAGACGATCGGGTCCCACCTCACGTCGCTGGTGGCGAGCAGTTCCAGTTCGGCGTCGCGCAGGATCTCGGCCACCTGCGAGAGCCGGGTGCCGGTCGCCAGGGCCGGCTCTGCGATGGCCTCCCGCACCCGCTCCCGGACCTGCGGGGGAACGGTGTCCGAGGTGGTGGCGGCCCTCGCCGACTCCAGGCAGCGCAGCGCCGCGTCGACCGACTCGGCAGCGGCGCCGCGCACGCCGATCTGCCGGAGGAACGCACGCTGGTCGTCGGCACCTGAGATGTCGACCGACCATTCCGGACGGCCCTGGGCGCCGCCGTCTCGCCGCAGTCCCGCTCGCAGGTCCAGCCGGAGCAGCAGGTGCTGAAGGTCGCGGGCCAGCCGCTCGGACGGGGTCGTGTACTGGATGCGGACAGCACCGTTCTCGGTGACGGCCATCGAGCCGCCCGTGGACCAGAGGTGGCGGAGGAAGAGCCGCACCTGGCCGTCCGGCAGCGTGAAGACCTCCGAGGGCAGGGTGGCGGCCTCCGAGGCCAAGCCTTCGCTCCCGGGCAGGTGCGCCAGCATCACCACCTCGGGCTCCGGCCAGGCAGCGGTACGCAGCGGTGCGTCGATCCTGCGGGGAACCGCCACCCGGGCACCGGCCGACAGCTCACCGAGCGGCTGCCAGCCGTCATGGGTGAGGAACGGGTGGTTGGCCGTGGCCTCGACCTCGCGGCCCGACGCCAGCCGCACCCGGAATGCCTCCTTCACCCCGCTGGGGAAGGCATGGGTGAGGGTCCGTGCGACGAGCCGCAGCTGCCCGTCCACCGACCAGACCGGCACCTCCCGCGCTCCGCTCTCCATCAGCTCCGCGATGGTGACCTCGGCGCCCGTGTCCGCCCGCAGCAGGCGGGTGGTGGCCGTGACACACCCCGACTCACGTAGGTCCGACACCATCGGCCGCTTGTCGGTCCGCTGCTCAGGGCCTCGGTTCAGCTGGGAGAGCGCGATGACCGGGACCTCCAGCTCCTTGGCGAGCAGCTTGAGGTTTCGGGACATCTCGGAGACCTCCTGCTGGCGGCTCTCGGCCCGGCGCGAACCGCCGGCCTGCATCAGCTGGAGGTAGTCGATGACCACCATGCGCAGGTCGTTGCGCTGCTTGAGGCGGCGGCACTTGGCGCGGATCTCCATCATGGAGAGGTTCGGCGAGTCGTCGATGTAGAGCGGCGCCGCGCTGACGTCGGGCATCCGGCGGGCGAGCCGGGTCCAGTCGTCGTCGGTCATATTGCCCGAGCGCATGTGGTGCAGGGCGACCCGGGCCTCCGCCGAGAGCAGGCGCATGGCGATCTCGTTGCGGCCCATCTCCAGCGAGAAGATGACGCTGGGCATGCCATTCTTGATCGAGCAGGCGCGGGCGAAGTCCAGGGCCAGGGTCGAGTTGTGGACGACGATGTCGTTGGCGACGAAGTTGTGGGTGCCGTCCACGGTGAGGTCGTAGACCTCGGCCTCGCCGTCGGGCACGACGGACTCCACCCGGTCCCACTGGACGTCGGAGTCGGCGATGTCCTTGAGCACCTGGGAGTCCAGCGCCTTGCCGATCTCCATCAGGCGGTGGCGGCTGAGCTGCTGACCCACGTGCCAGTTGTGGTTGCGCGGGCGGCCGGTGCGGGCGCTGACCTCGGCCCAGCTCAGCTCGCCCTTCTCCGCCTTGATCAG is part of the Peterkaempfera bronchialis genome and encodes:
- the dnaB gene encoding replicative DNA helicase — protein: MTGPQYDDHDTPPPPDDDWPAPGDSFPDGPGDRLPVPRNRRDGGRNPEWRGDRDRDRDRDGDSGGSRGGDAFERVPPQDLAAEQSVLGGMLLSKDAIADVVEVLKPADYYRPAHELIHGAILDLYARGEPADPITVAGELTKRGEITRAGGPAYLHTLVNSVPTAANAEYYAEIVHERAVLRRLVEAGTRIAGMGYAAEGDVDEIVNAAQAEIYAVTEQRTSEDYAPLADIMEGALDEIEAIGSRSGQMSGVPTGFTDLDSLTNGLHPGQMIVVAARPAMGKCITGKTLLVEASTGRRIPIEEFVRRGREGESLKVHTLGSDWRLRPVEPSDFVPNGRRAVFRLTTQLGRSLSATPNHPLLTLRGWRPLEQLEPGDRIAVARTLPTRGGSYLPDDLVGLTGYLLGDGCLAESRTSPTLRAMSQVIVADARRMGEALGLDVRQHDRRPCTPLKMQCEQPEDEPHIHPTELAFLGQGRGWNLLAGKLDEWGLKGVGARDKFVPEVFFQLPARQIGHFLSRLYATDGWACVSKPGNQPQVGYCSVSERLARDVAHLLLRLDIVAKVVRRTVACNGERRPAFQVLIHDIDQIRTFAARVGIHSKERQLAAVLGSFGERMAQPNLDLIPGEVWELIKAEKGELSWAEVSARTGRPRNHNWHVGQQLSRHRLMEIGKALDSQVLKDIADSDVQWDRVESVVPDGEAEVYDLTVDGTHNFVANDIVVHNSTLALDFARACSIKNGMPSVIFSLEMGRNEIAMRLLSAEARVALHHMRSGNMTDDDWTRLARRMPDVSAAPLYIDDSPNLSMMEIRAKCRRLKQRNDLRMVVIDYLQLMQAGGSRRAESRQQEVSEMSRNLKLLAKELEVPVIALSQLNRGPEQRTDKRPMVSDLRESGCVTATTRLLRADTGAEVTIAELMESGAREVPVWSVDGQLRLVARTLTHAFPSGVKEAFRVRLASGREVEATANHPFLTHDGWQPLGELSAGARVAVPRRIDAPLRTAAWPEPEVVMLAHLPGSEGLASEAATLPSEVFTLPDGQVRLFLRHLWSTGGSMAVTENGAVRIQYTTPSERLARDLQHLLLRLDLRAGLRRDGGAQGRPEWSVDISGADDQRAFLRQIGVRGAAAESVDAALRCLESARAATTSDTVPPQVRERVREAIAEPALATGTRLSQVAEILRDAELELLATSDVRWDPIVSIESIGEQPVYDATVLGTHNFIANGVVLHNSIEQDADMVILLHREDAYEKESPRAGEADLIVAKHRNGPTATITVAFQGHYSRFVDMANS